In the Acropora muricata isolate sample 2 chromosome 10, ASM3666990v1, whole genome shotgun sequence genome, one interval contains:
- the LOC136930700 gene encoding ZP domain-containing protein-like, with amino-acid sequence MEIQKRALLLLLFAVGVVAVDVYGVSLTCGDGQMTVALQKANYPYLNASRPHLSDPSCRATESATHIFLKTSLDSCWTIRLETGTWLTFYNKVKGDSELIGNITRDHNFGMNFNCSYRRKEFLSLSFTPQGVVRPPLKDGFGNLTFTLNLYKSDSFGVPYKSNEYPVDVVLNNYNYLKYSVETVQNLVAMAVNCKATKTGDFYSSPYYNLITDGCSQDSSMEYLYDPNKRFQTLKVRVFKFLGDYHPVYLHCELLACYANASSRCSQGCRSNTSLTRRRKREVTTSKEDFRPTTTQSYKINQGPIQIIDKKGELKDTGNTGKQAAVIFGASAAGGVGLLFIVGGVAFVVVKFRLVRLLIKKPNQVRDLYATQDEPTS; translated from the exons ATGGAGATTCAGAAGAGAGCACTTTTACTTCTTCTATTCGCTGTAGGAGTTGTAGCAGTTGATG TTTATGGTGTGTCTCTGACTTGTGGAGACGGCCAAATGACAGTCGCTTTGCAGAAGGCGAATTACCCTTACTTGAATGCAAGTCGGCCTCACCTAAGTGACCCGTCCTGCAGAGCAACAGAGAGTGCAACCCACATTTTTCTCAAAACCTCCCTTGATAGCTGCTGGACAATACGATTGGAAACAGGCACTTGGTTGACGTTCTACAACAAAGTTAAAGGAGACAGTGAACTAATTGGGAATATCACACGGGACCATAACTTCGGTATGAATTTCAATTGCAGCTATCGAAGAAAGGAATTTCTCAGCTTAAGTTTTACACCCCAAGGGGTTGTCAGACCTCCGTTAAAAG ACGGATTTGGCAACCTTACGTTCACACTGAACTTGTATAAGAGTGACTCCTTCGGGGTACCTTACAAGAGCAACGAATACCCCGTTGATGTCGTCCTCAATAACTATAACTATTTAAAATATAGCGTGGAAACTGTTCAAAACCTTGTGGCAATGGCGGTAAACTGTAAAGCCACCAAAACTGGGGATTTTTATTCCTCTCCCTACTACAACCTAATAACGGATGG GTGCTCCCAGGATTCGAGTATGGAGTACCTGTACGATCCAAATAAACGTTTTCAAACACTCAAGGTCAGGGTATTCAAATTTCTTGGCGATTATCATCCAGTGTATCTTCACTGCGAGTTGTTGGCATGTTATGCAAACGCATCTTCCAG GTGTAGCCAGGGCTGCCGATCTAACACCAGCCTAACGAGGAGACGTAAAAGAGAAGTTACTACGAGCAAGGAGGATTTTCGGCCGACAACAACTCAGTCCTACAAAATCAATCAAGGGCCCATACAAATCATCGATAAAAAAGGGGAACTGAAAg ACACTGGAAACACAGGGAAACAAGCCGCTGTTATTTTCGGTGCCAGCGCGGCCGGAGGAGTTGGTCTGCTTTTCATAGTTGGGGGTGTTGCCTTTGTCGTTGTCAAGTTCCGTCTTGTGCGACTACTAATAAAGAAACCTAATCAGGTTAGGGATTTATACGCGACTCAGGATGAACCCACAAGTTGA